From the Pseudoalteromonas tunicata genome, one window contains:
- a CDS encoding GGDEF domain-containing protein: MFSDDSAWNMSNKLNNTMNHSAECLRKAVPLMVKYNIAVTPPNYALWYTFVSGKLPALNEKLNAALKAYGTCPPALSRELFEQFLSEKDLELYDDIANELSSLIGNVNQDIHYTLEQTMGFSEVLTSCNSSLDEAKESETLTDLVLEMVNKLSNEAKAMQHTTSLFQTKLALAHTEISRLRAELKQTKQDATHDALTGLLNRGSFDDDITQLCSNTKSNSSLFLTFVDIDNFKQFNDDFGHQKGDQVLKIVAKMLHNKCDQLNIAYRFGGEEFCIISQNSSQQICFDFVESLRVAIERLSVKDSKTGANLRKISASFGIARHQQHDSPAELIEKADQALYLAKQSGRNRVEIFCAEHEKH, translated from the coding sequence ATGTTTTCCGATGATTCTGCGTGGAATATGAGTAATAAATTAAATAATACGATGAACCACTCAGCGGAGTGTTTACGCAAAGCGGTTCCTTTAATGGTGAAATATAACATTGCCGTTACCCCACCTAATTATGCTCTGTGGTATACCTTTGTCTCGGGAAAACTGCCTGCGCTAAACGAAAAACTTAATGCCGCGTTAAAAGCTTACGGCACCTGCCCACCCGCTCTTTCCAGAGAGTTATTTGAACAGTTTTTATCTGAAAAAGATCTTGAACTCTATGACGATATTGCAAACGAATTATCGAGCTTAATTGGCAATGTAAATCAAGACATTCACTATACTTTAGAGCAAACCATGGGATTCTCTGAGGTATTAACCAGCTGTAATTCTAGCCTTGATGAAGCGAAAGAAAGCGAAACCTTAACTGACTTAGTGCTAGAAATGGTGAACAAACTAAGTAATGAAGCTAAAGCAATGCAACATACCACATCGCTATTTCAAACTAAGTTAGCTTTAGCGCACACCGAGATATCACGCTTAAGGGCTGAATTAAAACAAACCAAGCAAGATGCAACTCACGATGCACTGACAGGCTTGCTCAACCGCGGCTCGTTTGATGACGACATCACACAACTTTGTAGTAATACTAAAAGTAACTCGTCCTTGTTTCTCACCTTTGTTGATATTGATAATTTTAAACAATTTAATGACGATTTTGGCCACCAAAAAGGCGACCAAGTATTAAAAATCGTCGCTAAAATGCTACATAATAAATGCGACCAACTGAATATTGCTTATCGATTTGGCGGAGAAGAGTTTTGTATTATCAGCCAAAATAGCTCGCAGCAAATCTGTTTTGATTTTGTGGAGTCACTGCGAGTGGCGATAGAACGCTTAAGCGTAAAGGACAGTAAAACTGGCGCTAATCTGCGTAAAATCAGCGCTTCGTTTGGTATTGCGCGTCATCAACAACATGACTCACCTGCAGAGCTTATCGAAAAAGCCGACCAAGCACTTTATTTAGCCAAACAATCTGGCCGTAATCGGGTTGAAATTTTTTGTGCTGAACACGAAAAGCATTAA
- a CDS encoding sulfite exporter TauE/SafE family protein — protein MYKVINPKTNPKIVPFAFTLLVYLVWLLGQGPQSAVANFVAQLSIAITMMFGSFVAGGTALGGGAVAFPVMTKLLGIEPATAKVFSLAIQSFGMTAASLTIIFCGIRYFKQVVLFALLGAIPGVIISLLFIAEHLPRLATKTVFSVFLLVFSFTLLRLHFTHKNFQEQPDLRSPYLITLVGFIGGLASGIVGSGADIMVFALLVLFYKKELKAATATSVIIMAATSIVGSWCNFVLLDGLTPQISAFLWAAVPVVVIGAPLGAFVCAKVKAGVLLSFLLSLIVLEVGFTSFELLNRTL, from the coding sequence GTGTATAAAGTCATTAATCCTAAAACCAATCCTAAAATAGTGCCTTTTGCATTCACCTTATTGGTGTATCTAGTTTGGCTTCTTGGTCAAGGGCCGCAATCAGCGGTGGCTAATTTTGTCGCACAACTCAGCATTGCAATCACCATGATGTTTGGATCGTTTGTTGCTGGTGGCACTGCTTTAGGTGGTGGTGCGGTCGCATTTCCTGTAATGACTAAATTACTTGGGATTGAGCCTGCAACTGCAAAAGTATTTTCGTTAGCAATCCAAAGCTTTGGCATGACGGCGGCAAGCTTAACCATTATTTTTTGTGGGATCCGCTATTTTAAACAGGTGGTATTGTTTGCGCTCCTTGGTGCGATACCAGGGGTGATTATTAGCTTACTTTTTATTGCAGAGCACTTGCCTCGTCTGGCGACTAAAACGGTGTTTAGTGTGTTTTTGCTCGTTTTTTCATTTACTTTATTGCGACTGCATTTTACCCATAAAAACTTTCAAGAGCAGCCTGATTTACGCAGCCCATATTTAATAACCTTGGTTGGTTTTATTGGTGGTTTAGCCAGCGGCATTGTTGGCTCTGGTGCCGATATTATGGTGTTTGCGTTGTTGGTGCTTTTTTACAAAAAAGAATTAAAAGCTGCGACTGCGACATCCGTGATTATTATGGCTGCGACATCGATTGTTGGTTCTTGGTGTAATTTTGTCTTACTTGATGGCCTTACGCCGCAGATCAGTGCATTTTTATGGGCGGCAGTGCCTGTGGTGGTGATTGGTGCACCATTAGGGGCATTTGTGTGCGCAAAAGTGAAAGCGGGTGTATTGCTGAGCTTTTTACTCAGTTTAATTGTGCTTGAAGTAGGATTTACCAGCTTCGAATTGTTAAATCGGACCCTTTGA
- the folM gene encoding dihydromonapterin reductase: MHSPILITGAGQRIGLALAQYLISQAQPLIITYRTRHASIDALEAAGVTCMYADFSTDDAIFSFIEQLRNTTSSLRAIIHNASSWDCEDNNPDYSQLFDNMMRIHCKVPYLINMACGELLQNSESHHSDIIHLTDYVVEKGSPKHIAYAASKAALDNLSKSFAAKLAPKVKVNSIAPSLIIFNEHDSAEYREKTLKKSILGLEPGSQEIINTIELLLNSNYITGRTLPVDGGRHLK, encoded by the coding sequence ATGCATTCACCGATTTTAATTACCGGCGCAGGCCAACGAATTGGCTTAGCACTTGCGCAATACTTAATTAGCCAAGCACAGCCTTTAATCATTACCTATCGCACTCGTCATGCCAGCATTGATGCATTAGAAGCTGCTGGTGTCACTTGTATGTATGCCGATTTTTCGACTGATGACGCTATTTTTTCTTTTATTGAACAATTAAGAAATACAACTTCGTCGCTGCGGGCCATTATTCATAATGCCTCTAGCTGGGACTGCGAAGACAACAATCCAGATTACTCGCAGTTATTTGATAATATGATGCGCATCCACTGCAAAGTCCCTTACCTTATCAATATGGCATGTGGTGAACTCTTGCAAAACTCCGAAAGCCACCACAGCGATATCATCCATCTTACCGATTATGTGGTCGAAAAAGGCAGTCCAAAGCACATTGCGTATGCCGCGAGCAAAGCCGCGCTTGATAACTTATCAAAATCATTTGCCGCAAAACTTGCGCCTAAAGTAAAAGTAAATTCTATTGCACCCTCGCTAATTATTTTTAATGAGCATGACAGTGCAGAATACCGTGAAAAAACCTTAAAAAAATCAATCTTAGGCTTAGAGCCCGGCAGCCAAGAAATTATCAATACCATAGAGCTGCTGCTAAATAGCAACTACATCACAGGGCGTACCTTGCCTGTTGATGGCGGCCGCCACCTTAAATGA
- the folE gene encoding GTP cyclohydrolase I FolE codes for MHDELKKSYQQIIESIGEDPTREGLLDTPKRAAKAMEYLTKGYKETLEQITNNAVFTSDADDMVLVQDIELYSMCEHHLLPFVGRCHIAYIPNGKVLGLSKFARIVDMYARRFQIQEQLTHQIAKAVEEVTGAKGVGVIVEAKHMCMMMRGVEKQNSSMRTSVMLGNFRQDPKTRNEFLQLVKN; via the coding sequence ATGCACGATGAATTAAAGAAAAGTTATCAACAAATTATTGAAAGCATTGGTGAAGATCCAACCCGCGAAGGCTTACTCGATACGCCAAAGCGTGCCGCTAAAGCGATGGAGTATTTAACCAAAGGCTATAAAGAAACCTTAGAACAAATTACCAACAACGCAGTATTCACCTCAGATGCTGATGACATGGTACTGGTGCAAGATATTGAACTGTATTCAATGTGCGAACACCATTTATTGCCTTTTGTGGGCCGCTGCCATATTGCTTACATTCCAAATGGCAAAGTGCTGGGCTTATCTAAATTTGCTCGCATTGTTGATATGTATGCTCGTCGCTTTCAAATTCAAGAACAGCTTACTCACCAAATTGCAAAAGCAGTTGAAGAAGTGACTGGCGCAAAAGGGGTCGGTGTAATTGTTGAAGCCAAACATATGTGTATGATGATGCGCGGCGTTGAAAAACAAAATTCAAGCATGCGCACCTCAGTAATGCTTGGTAACTTTAGACAAGATCCAAAAACCCGCAATGAATTTTTACAGCTTGTGAAAAACTAA
- the folX gene encoding dihydroneopterin triphosphate 2'-epimerase: MQNAIINITNLRLRTFIGFNPEEMEKKQDVVINIEIHYPADTACERDEVDQALNYKVVTKAVIELVEHGHFLLLEKLVAEILEICHQHNSVTYAKVRVDKPHALRFADSVSLTLSWQK; the protein is encoded by the coding sequence ATGCAAAATGCCATCATTAATATCACCAACTTACGATTAAGGACCTTTATAGGTTTTAACCCGGAAGAAATGGAGAAAAAGCAGGACGTGGTGATCAACATCGAAATCCACTACCCCGCCGATACCGCCTGTGAACGCGATGAAGTTGACCAAGCATTAAACTACAAAGTTGTAACTAAAGCAGTCATTGAGCTGGTCGAACATGGTCACTTTTTATTACTAGAAAAGTTAGTGGCTGAAATTCTTGAAATTTGCCACCAACATAACAGCGTCACTTATGCCAAAGTAAGGGTAGATAAACCCCACGCGCTGCGCTTTGCAGATTCAGTCTCTTTGACTTTATCGTGGCAAAAATAG
- a CDS encoding YqaA family protein — protein MAYLSLFFTAFVAATILPSASEVLLTGLLTQGYNLWLLFLAATVGNVLGSCVNWWLGREFLRFKDKKWFPISEDTLEKAQDRFNRYGTYSLLLAWVPIIGDPLTIVAGTMKVRFDLFLLLVTIGKAFRYAAVIATVLGIGQLIN, from the coding sequence ATGGCCTATCTTTCGTTATTTTTTACTGCATTTGTCGCAGCGACCATTTTACCGAGCGCTTCTGAGGTACTACTCACAGGTTTGCTAACACAAGGTTACAACCTTTGGCTGTTATTTTTGGCTGCAACGGTCGGTAATGTATTAGGAAGCTGTGTAAATTGGTGGTTAGGGCGAGAGTTTTTACGCTTTAAAGATAAAAAGTGGTTCCCCATTAGCGAAGATACCCTCGAAAAGGCGCAAGATCGTTTTAACCGCTACGGCACTTATAGTTTATTGCTTGCTTGGGTGCCGATTATTGGTGATCCATTGACAATTGTTGCAGGTACTATGAAGGTGCGTTTTGATTTGTTTTTACTCTTGGTGACGATAGGTAAAGCGTTTCGTTATGCGGCTGTGATAGCAACTGTACTTGGTATTGGGCAGCTGATAAATTAG
- a CDS encoding TlpA family protein disulfide reductase codes for MKSILVLLASLTLFACSQTPNLQPEDKPNYETYIAEGDSFKQLNFTSIAGDKINLNELPKRKLIVYFATWCHDSQRAMRQIMASPLAADNNLQIVGVGREENAANLEKFQQEYQLNFPLVSDIDRSYYNQVANAGIPRLILLDNNNNVVKTIIGEIPNTIDYLVW; via the coding sequence ATGAAATCAATACTAGTGCTTCTGGCAAGCTTAACCTTATTTGCTTGTAGCCAAACACCGAATCTACAACCTGAGGACAAACCAAATTATGAGACTTATATTGCTGAAGGCGACTCATTTAAGCAGTTAAACTTCACCAGTATTGCTGGTGATAAAATCAATCTAAATGAGCTCCCTAAACGTAAACTCATCGTGTACTTTGCCACTTGGTGTCACGACTCGCAGCGTGCCATGCGCCAAATAATGGCCTCTCCTTTAGCAGCCGATAACAACTTACAAATTGTAGGCGTTGGCCGAGAAGAAAACGCCGCAAACCTTGAGAAATTCCAACAAGAATATCAACTAAATTTTCCACTCGTGAGTGATATTGACCGCTCTTACTATAACCAAGTCGCCAACGCAGGTATTCCTCGCTTAATATTGCTTGATAACAATAACAACGTGGTTAAAACCATCATTGGCGAAATACCCAATACCATTGACTATCTTGTTTGGTAG
- a CDS encoding PKD domain-containing protein — translation MIWKNSIAASACLLVAACGGGGKEPIKHELSKINTGPVAKIEPQISSLKLGSETTFSAANSYDLDGDNLSYEWTLIRKSDQASVALDKNNNDKITVILEDEGEYLLTLKVNDGKILSTPAQLQFSLAGSTNLTANAGIDFTVKKGQVVNLNGAQSSTLNGVISSYKWEIIEKPQGSTARIFKNQRVKTNFVADRVGLYRAELTIENSLGAIAKDTVEINSDALNVNSKPVVILTSEKSLVKPNEVLLIDATQSYDPDRFDRLSFAWSILSAPAESDATLSSLISSSTSFSASVNGEYVVGLRLADSHGAYSDGIYQVSVASSNQAPIAQLGNDMSTVLGQSVTLSCEYCFDPEGDELSYNWQLLGQPDTSTSVLESTTSPIATLNPDMIGEYLVAVIISDGETEVTSNTQIIDVRNNQKPISKIFAPLTASLGERVILDGSHSFDPEGAELNYEWKIIDQPNHDEIYDNSSALAYFTPMSIGDYIVSLRTNDGTQYSDPETTAISVKENQAPVIVIQGDLNRTIALGENVDLNAAQSYDPEGEAITFLWTLHKPDNSTVTLQDDSAKILQFTPDIAGIYIATLTITDPANNLSSESITVEVTDLSDVLTGTVKGRIVDTTLSGVENALLSINGKEYSSDQEGFFNITLDIEEGNAIKILTADSRLVKAQHVTAVIAQQDFIIDLGESFVPVKQEVDTYLWTCGDYSGPENINLRFNMIDTFPATNKFTTHFDETFSFAIDSNKSIALPSTASYELFVDDEVTITAPGPKVTIYYAPILGAMNIVTICNK, via the coding sequence ATGATATGGAAAAATAGTATTGCGGCATCAGCGTGTTTATTAGTTGCTGCTTGCGGTGGAGGTGGCAAAGAACCAATTAAACATGAACTCTCAAAAATAAATACAGGTCCAGTAGCTAAGATTGAGCCTCAAATCTCAAGTTTGAAGTTGGGTTCCGAAACGACCTTTAGTGCTGCAAATAGTTATGATTTAGATGGTGATAACCTAAGCTATGAATGGACATTAATTCGCAAATCAGATCAAGCTTCTGTAGCACTTGATAAAAATAACAATGATAAAATAACTGTTATATTGGAAGATGAAGGGGAATATTTACTTACATTAAAAGTTAATGATGGGAAAATATTAAGTACACCGGCTCAGTTACAATTTTCTCTTGCAGGCAGTACAAATTTAACCGCTAACGCAGGTATTGATTTCACCGTCAAAAAAGGTCAAGTGGTTAACCTTAACGGAGCCCAAAGCAGCACTTTAAATGGTGTGATTAGTAGCTACAAGTGGGAAATCATTGAAAAGCCACAAGGTAGCACTGCGAGAATATTTAAAAATCAACGCGTAAAAACTAATTTTGTTGCCGACAGAGTTGGCCTCTACCGTGCTGAATTAACTATCGAAAATAGCCTAGGTGCAATCGCCAAAGATACTGTTGAAATCAATAGCGATGCATTAAATGTAAACTCGAAACCCGTCGTAATCTTAACAAGTGAAAAATCACTTGTTAAGCCAAATGAAGTGCTATTAATCGATGCGACTCAAAGTTACGACCCTGATCGCTTTGATAGGCTTTCATTTGCCTGGTCGATACTTTCTGCCCCAGCTGAAAGTGACGCTACATTAAGCTCACTGATAAGCTCAAGCACTAGTTTTTCGGCATCAGTAAATGGGGAATATGTTGTTGGATTACGACTAGCAGATTCTCATGGCGCCTATAGTGATGGAATCTATCAAGTCAGTGTCGCTTCAAGTAATCAAGCTCCAATTGCACAATTAGGTAACGACATGAGCACAGTACTTGGGCAGTCAGTTACTTTATCCTGCGAGTATTGTTTTGATCCTGAAGGGGACGAATTGAGCTACAACTGGCAATTATTAGGGCAACCCGACACCAGTACTAGCGTGCTTGAATCCACCACCAGCCCAATTGCAACTCTTAACCCAGATATGATAGGCGAATATTTAGTTGCAGTGATAATTTCTGATGGCGAAACCGAGGTCACTTCAAATACACAGATAATCGATGTAAGAAATAACCAAAAACCAATCTCAAAAATATTTGCTCCTTTAACAGCTTCATTAGGAGAGAGAGTAATTCTAGATGGTTCACACAGCTTTGATCCTGAAGGTGCTGAACTTAACTATGAATGGAAAATAATTGATCAGCCAAATCATGATGAGATATATGACAACTCTTCTGCTTTAGCATATTTCACCCCTATGAGTATCGGCGACTATATTGTCTCCTTGCGAACCAATGATGGAACTCAATATTCAGATCCAGAAACAACGGCTATTTCTGTCAAAGAAAATCAAGCACCTGTCATTGTAATTCAAGGAGATCTTAATCGTACTATTGCATTAGGGGAGAATGTCGACCTAAACGCAGCGCAAAGTTACGACCCAGAAGGTGAAGCGATTACGTTCCTTTGGACATTGCACAAACCAGATAACTCTACCGTAACCCTACAAGATGATAGTGCCAAAATACTACAGTTCACTCCTGATATTGCAGGTATTTATATCGCTACCCTAACCATTACCGATCCAGCAAATAACTTATCTAGTGAATCAATAACAGTTGAAGTTACTGATCTATCTGATGTTCTAACTGGAACAGTTAAAGGGCGCATTGTCGACACGACTTTGAGCGGTGTAGAAAATGCACTACTTAGTATCAACGGTAAAGAATATAGCTCTGATCAAGAAGGCTTTTTTAATATTACTCTGGATATAGAAGAAGGAAACGCTATAAAGATTCTTACCGCAGACAGCCGTTTAGTAAAGGCGCAGCATGTCACTGCAGTAATTGCTCAGCAAGATTTTATTATCGATTTAGGCGAATCTTTCGTTCCAGTTAAACAGGAAGTAGATACTTACTTATGGACCTGTGGCGACTATTCGGGCCCAGAAAATATTAATTTACGCTTTAACATGATTGATACCTTCCCTGCGACAAACAAGTTCACTACTCACTTTGATGAAACATTTAGTTTCGCCATTGATAGCAATAAAAGTATAGCGCTTCCTTCAACGGCTTCTTATGAATTATTCGTAGATGATGAAGTAACAATTACAGCGCCAGGACCTAAAGTCACCATATATTATGCACC